In Agrobacterium tumefaciens, a single genomic region encodes these proteins:
- the fmt gene encoding methionyl-tRNA formyltransferase produces the protein MALRIIFMGTPDFSVPTLRALVDAGHEIVAVYTQPPRPGGRRGLDLQKSPVHQAAELLGLPVLTPVNFKAEEDRQQFRDFNADVAVVVAYGLLLPEAILSGTRLGCYNGHASLLPRWRGAAPIQRAIMAGDAETGMMIMKMEKGLDTGPVALTAKVAIGENMTAGELHDSLMLAGARLMRQAMGKLEAGDLPLVTQAEEGVLYAAKIDKGETRIDFSRPAQDVHNHIRGLSPFPGAWLEMDIGGKAERVKVLASELASGMGEAGAALDDVLTVACGSDAVRLTRLQKAGGKPMSAADFVRGTPVPATTRLG, from the coding sequence ATGGCTCTTCGCATCATTTTTATGGGCACGCCGGATTTTTCCGTTCCCACATTGCGTGCATTGGTGGACGCGGGCCACGAGATCGTTGCCGTCTACACCCAGCCGCCGCGTCCCGGTGGCCGCCGTGGTCTCGATTTGCAGAAGTCTCCCGTGCATCAGGCGGCCGAACTTTTGGGTCTGCCCGTACTGACGCCCGTGAATTTCAAGGCCGAGGAAGACCGCCAGCAGTTCCGGGATTTCAACGCTGATGTGGCGGTCGTCGTGGCTTACGGACTGCTGCTGCCCGAAGCGATCCTCTCCGGCACGCGTCTCGGCTGTTACAATGGTCACGCCTCCCTGCTCCCGCGCTGGCGCGGTGCTGCCCCCATCCAGCGGGCGATCATGGCCGGTGATGCCGAAACCGGCATGATGATCATGAAAATGGAAAAGGGGCTGGATACCGGCCCCGTCGCGCTCACCGCAAAGGTTGCGATCGGCGAAAATATGACGGCTGGCGAACTGCATGACAGCCTGATGCTGGCAGGTGCGCGGCTGATGCGGCAGGCGATGGGCAAGCTGGAGGCCGGCGACCTCCCCCTCGTCACGCAGGCGGAAGAGGGCGTGCTCTACGCCGCGAAGATCGACAAAGGCGAGACCCGCATCGATTTTTCAAGGCCCGCACAGGATGTCCATAACCACATCCGTGGTCTTTCGCCGTTTCCCGGCGCATGGCTGGAAATGGATATTGGCGGCAAGGCGGAGCGCGTGAAGGTTCTCGCCTCCGAACTGGCGAGCGGCATGGGCGAAGCGGGCGCCGCGCTGGATGACGTGCTCACCGTTGCCTGCGGCAGCGATGCCGTGCGGCTGACCCGTTTGCAGAAGGCGGGCGGCAAGCCGATGTCGGCGGCCGATTTCGTGCGCGGTACACCGGTTCCGGCGACAACGAGGCTCGGCTGA
- the truA gene encoding tRNA pseudouridine(38-40) synthase TruA, with protein sequence MPRFRMTVEYDGTPYYGWQRQENGPSVQGALEAAVRSLTGESVSIRGAGRTDSGVHAIGQVAHIDLSRDWEPYKLRNALNAHLAMAGEAVAVLDAAAVTEDFDARFSALRRHYLYRIICRKSRLALEHKRAWWVSKDMDHERMHEAAQMLVGRYDFTTFRSVHCQANSPVRTLDRLDVTRNGDLIEIRATAQSFLHNQIRSFAGTLKLAGEGSMTPDDVRSALEARDRKACGPVAPPDGLYFMQVDYPDIIPPRRRRPEVEMTEDAD encoded by the coding sequence ATGCCACGTTTCCGCATGACCGTCGAATATGACGGCACGCCCTATTACGGCTGGCAGAGACAGGAAAACGGCCCCTCCGTTCAGGGCGCGCTGGAGGCTGCCGTCCGGTCGCTGACTGGGGAAAGCGTTTCCATTCGCGGCGCAGGCCGCACCGATTCCGGCGTGCATGCCATTGGGCAGGTCGCCCACATCGATCTTTCCCGCGACTGGGAACCCTACAAGCTCCGCAATGCCTTGAACGCGCATCTCGCCATGGCCGGTGAGGCTGTGGCTGTTCTCGATGCTGCTGCCGTGACCGAGGATTTCGATGCGCGTTTTTCGGCGCTGCGCCGTCATTATCTCTACCGCATCATTTGCCGCAAATCCCGGCTGGCGCTGGAGCACAAGCGGGCATGGTGGGTATCGAAGGATATGGACCACGAGCGCATGCATGAAGCCGCTCAGATGCTCGTCGGCCGGTATGATTTCACCACCTTCCGCTCTGTCCATTGTCAGGCGAACAGCCCGGTCCGCACGCTCGACCGGCTGGACGTGACGCGCAACGGTGATCTCATCGAGATTCGCGCCACAGCACAGAGCTTCCTGCACAATCAGATACGCTCTTTCGCCGGCACGTTGAAACTGGCGGGCGAAGGCAGCATGACCCCGGACGATGTGCGCTCTGCACTGGAAGCGCGGGATCGCAAGGCCTGTGGTCCCGTTGCGCCGCCGGACGGTCTCTATTTCATGCAGGTCGATTATCCCGATATCATTCCGCCGCGCCGCCGCCGCCCCGAAGTCGAAATGACGGAAGACGCGGACTGA